The nucleotide window CGAAGAGGCCGACCAGCTCGCCGACTCGATCGTGGTGATCGACCACGGCCGGGTGATCGCCCGCGGCACGGCGGACGAGCTGAAGGCGCAGACCGGTGGCGAGCGCCTCGAGCTCGTCGTCGCCTCGGCCGCGGACCTGCCGGCCACTTTGGACGTGCTGCGCGCGGTCGGCACCGGCGAGCCGTCCGGCGACGACCACACGCGGCGCGCCGAGATCCTCGTCGACACCGGGCCGAAGGCCCTGATCGAGGCGCTGCGGCGGCTCGACTCCCAAGGCATCACGGTCCAGGACGTCGGCCTGCACCGGCCGACCCTCGACGACGTCTTCCTGTCCCTGACCGGCCACGGCGCTTCGGAGGCTGCCCAGTGAACGCGCTCGCGAAGGGCATTTCCGACGGCGGCATCGTCACGTGGCGCAACCTGATGAACGTCCGCCGCAACCCCGACTGGCTGATGGCGGCCACCCTGCAGCCGATCATGTTCGTGTTGTTGTTCGCGTACGTCTTCGGCAACGCGATCGGCGGCGAAGCGGGCGGCGCGGCGTACCGCGAGTTCCTCATCGCCGGGATCTTCGCCCAGACGGTGGCGTTCAACTCGGCGTTCACGGTCATCGGCTTCGCCAACGACCTGCAGAAGGGCATCATCGACCGGTTCCGCTCGCTGCCGATGTCCCGGATCGCGGTGGTCCTCGGCCGCACGACGTCGGACCTGGTGGTCAGCGTGGTGGCGCTGGTCGTGATGTCGGCGTGCGGGCTGCTGGTGGGCTGGCGCATCCGCGGCAGTTTCTGGGACGCGCTGCTCGGCTACCTGGTGATGCTGATGTTCGCGTGGGCCCTGTCGTGGGTGGGCGCGCTCATCGGCCTGGCGGCGCGCAGCGTGGAGGTCGCGCAGAGCGCGGGGCTGATCTGGATGTTCCCGCTGAGCTTCATCTCCTCGGCGTTCGTCCCGACGGACACGCTCCCGGCGTTCCTGAAGGCGATCGCGGACTGGAACCCGTTCACGGCGGTGATCAACGCGACGCGGGACCTGTTCGGCAACCGGTTCGGCGCCCCGCCGACGGGCTGGCCGGCGGAGAACGCGGCGCTGTACGCGATCCTGTGCTGCATCGCGATCATCGCGGTCTTCGCACCGCTGGCGACGGCGCGGTACCGCCGGGTGGCGAGCAAGTAGGACAGTCCGAAGAGGACTGGTTCAGTCCTCTTCGGACAGCTCCACGACCGGGATCACCCGTTTCGCCTGCCGGGCCTTCGCCTGGTGGTCCGCCAGGAACGGGTACTCCCGCTCCAGCACCGTCCAGGTCCGCACGTAGTCCGCGCCGAGCAGCGGCAGCGCCTCCGCGTCGAAGGCACGCCCGTCCACCTCGACGTGCACCCGCGCGTCGGCTTCCAGGTTCAGGTACCAGTCCGGGTGCCGGGGCGCGCCCACGTTCGACGCCACCACCAGCCACCGGTCCCCGTCGCGGTGGACCATCATCGGGGTCGTGTGGGCCTCGCCCGAAACCCGGCCCGTCGTCGTCAGCAGGGCCAGGCGCTCGCGGTGCATGCCGTCGACCTCGCCGCCCGCGCGGAACTGCTCGATCACCCGGCGGTTGGTCTCCCGGATGTCCCCCTCCCGGGCGTTCACCGCGGTCACCGGTCGTAGTACCGGGTCGGCGGATCCTGCTGGGTCCACTGCTGCCGGGTCGGCGGCGGCGGTGCCGCGCTCTGCTGGCTGCGGCGCCGGTGCAGGGTGCGGGCGCTGGCCGCCATGCTGTTGACCACCGCGGCGATGACGAGCCCGATGACGAGGTTGATGACGGCCGTGGCGATCTTCGCGCTCGGCGCGACCGTCAGGGTCAGCGGCAGCACCACCGCGATCAGCGTAACCAGCACCATGATCCAGCCGAAGAACTGGGACGGCGCCGGCGTCGCCACGCTCAGCAGGTGCATCAGCCCGGTGGCGAGCAGGGCCACCGCGGCGGCGACCAGCGCGTACGTCGTGGTGCTCGCGTTGCCCCAGACGCCCTCGCCTTTTGGGGCCAGCACTTCGACCTCGAAGATCCCGCGGGCGATCAGCAGCCCGACGACCGCGAGCAGGGCCGCGACCACCGCCGTGGCCACGCCGCCCGCCCACAGGCGGCGCGCGTCGATCCCCGGGCGGACGTCCTGGGGCTGGTTCCCGTAGTAGTCGGACATCAGAGCCTTCCTGGGTCGGCTGCCTCTCCCCCCGATTGTCCCCCGTTTCGGCCCCGGCCGCGATTTGCGCTGGAGCGCACTCCAGCTCGTAGCGTCGGGGACATGACCACCGCACAGCACAAGATCGGATCGGGCTTCGGCGCCACCACCACCGCCGCCGAGGCCGTCGCAGGCGTCGACCTCACCGGGAAGCTCGCCGTCGTCACCGGCGGGTACTCCGGGATCGGCCTCGAAACCACCCGCGCGCTGACCGGCGCCGGCGCCCACGTCGTCGTCCCGGCCCGCCGCCGCGAGACCGCCCAGGAAGCGCTCGCCGGCATCGACGACGTCGAGGTCGGCGAGCTGGACCTGGGCGACCTCGAGAGCGTCCGCGCGTTCGCCGAACGCTTCCTCGCCACCGGACGGCGGATCGACCTCCTCATCGCCAACGCCGGCATCATGGCCTGCCCGGAGACCCGCGTCGGGCCGGGCTGGGAGGCCCAGTTCGCCACCAACCACCTCGGCCACTTCGCGCTGGTCAACCGGCTGTGGCCGGCGGTCACCGAGGGTGCCCGCGTGGTTTCGCTGTCCTCGCGCGGCCACCACTACTCGCCGATCCGCTGGGACGACGTCCACTTCGAGCGCGGCTACGAGAAGTGGCAGGCCTACGGCCAGGCGAAGACGGCGAACGTGCTCTTCGCGGTCCGGCTCGACGAGCTGGGCGCCGAGAAGGACGTCCACGCGTTCGCGCTGCACCCCGGCGGCATCATGACGCCGCTGCAGCGGCACCTGCCGCGGGAAGAAATGATCGAACGCGGCTGGATCGACGAGGCCGGCAACTACCTGATGGAGTTCAAGACGCCCGAGCAGGGCGCGGCGACCACCGTGTGGGCCGCCACCTCGCCCCAGCTGGCCGGGCTCGGCGGGCTGTACCTGGAGGACTGCGACGTCGCCGAGCTCGCGCCGGAGGACGCCGAGGGCCTGGCCGACTCCGGGGTCCGCCGGTACGCCGTCGACCGCGCGCAGGCCGAGCGCCTCTGGACGCTGTCGGCGCAGCTCACCGGCGTGGACGCCTTCGCGCGGCCCTGACTGTCACACCGGCGGGCGCCCGGACGATACTTTCTTCGTGATCTTCCGACGTTTGCCGGGCGCGGGGCCGGGGTACCTGGCGCCCGTGGCCGACGAAGCCGGGAGAACGGGGCGCCCGCCGACGGACGACGGGGCGGGGGTCACGTGCGGCCGTTACGCACTCGGCGAATTCGCCATCACCCCGCGCCGGGCCCTCGACGACGAGCGCCCGCCGGGTCTGCTGGGCGGCCGCTACGAGGTCGGCAGGCTGATCGGCAGCGGCGGCACGGCCCGCGTCTACCGGGCCTACGACACCCGGCTGAACCGCGAGGTCGCCGTCAAGATCTACGACCGTGACGCGGTCGCCGTGGACCAGCGGCGCCGGCTGCGCGAGATGACGATCCAGGGCAGCATCAGCCATCCCGGCGTGGTGGCGCTGCTCGACAGCGGCACCGAGCACGGCCGCACGTACCTGGTGATGCAGCTCGTCGAGGGCGAGAACCTCGCGGAGCGGCTGCTGGGCGGCCCGCTGCCGGTGGCGGAGGTGCTGGCGCTGGCCGACGGCCTCGCCGAGGCGCTCGCCCACGTCCACGCGCGGCGCATAGTGCACCGCGACCTGAAGCCGGCCAACGTGTTCCTGTCCGTGAACGGCCCGCTGATCGGCGACTTCGGCATCGCCCACGCCCTCGACGCCACCCACATCACGGGCACCGGCCTGATCCCGGGCACGGCGGCGTACCTGGCGCCCGAGCAGGTGTCCGGCGAGCCCGCCGGGCCCCCGGCGGACGTGTACGCGCTGGGCCTGATCCTGCTGGAGTGCCTGACGGGCGAACGGGAGTACCCGGGCACGATGGTCGAGGCGGCGATGGCCCGGCTGACCCGGCCGCCCCGCGTCCCGGAGGACCTGCCCGCCGCCTTGGCGTACACGCTGCGCCGGATGACGCAGCGCGAACCGGCCGACCGGCCCGCGGCCGCGAAGGTGCCGGACATGCTGCACGCCCCGCCGCCGACGCTGCCGTGGAGCAGGCCGGGCCGCAGCCCGCGGTGGCGTCGCCGTCCGGTCTCCGGCCTGCCGGCGGCCGCCGGTCCGGCCCGTCCGCCGGTCGAGGGCGCGGCGCGCCACGACTCGACCCCGGTCCCTGTCGCGGGCTCCCACGACGTCGCCGCCGCGGCGCCCGTTGACAGCCGGAAGCGCCGCCGGCTGGCCGCCGCGGCCGGGCTGACCGCCGCCGCGGTGGCCGCCGCGGCCGCCGTCCTGCTGGTCGAGCAGGAGACGAGCTCCAGCACACCGGCGCAGCCGCCGGCCGCCGACTCGTCGGTCGCCCCGGCCACGACGTCGTCGTCGACCCCGCCCACCGCCACCGGCACCCTCCTGCCGCGCTCCGGCTCCGGCGGCTCGGATCCGCAGCCGACGACCAGCGGGCCGGCGTCGCTCGAACCCGCCGCCGTCACCGACGAGACCTCGGTCCCGCCGAGCGAGCAGTCGAAGCCGGGGAAGCCGGAAAAGACCGAAAACCCGGGCAAGGGCAAAGGCAAGGGCCCCGGTCACGACTCCTGAGCGGGACCTCCGGCGCGCGGATCCGGGTCCAATGGCCCTGGTGCGGAAAAGCCGTCGGAATGGCGCCCGGCGCATTTCCGGAAATCGGGACTCGAACCCATAACGACGAGTAACCGCAGCAAGATCCGGGCCGACACATCCCACGTGCCGCGGATCGGCACCGCGGCCGGAAATCGGTACCGGCCGGTTCGGCGACATTTTCGGAGGTCTGGATGAGTGTCCACGCTGCCCTCGCGCGGCCGGTTTTCCCCACCCCGCGCGGCCGGCACGCCAAGCCCCGTCCCGCGTGGCCGCGGGTCGCCGGCCGGGCAGTCGTCCTGATCACGGCGCCGGCCTGCGGGCTCGCCATCGGCGGCTTCGGGTGGCTGCCGCTGCTGCTCGTGGTGCTCGTCGCGGGCATCGCGGTCGTCGCGAATGTGCGGACCGCGAGCCGGAAGATCGACGCGATCTTCGCCGAAGAACTGCCGGACCCGCCGAAAACGCCCTGACTTCCGGAATACTCGGGCGCATGGAGTTCTTCTGCTACCACCGCGACCGCCCCGGTTCGGCGGCGTTGCGGCAGGAAACGCTCGAAGCGCACTGGTCCTATATGGACCGGTACGCGGCCCGGATGATCGCCCGCGGCCCGACCCTGGCCGCCGACGGCACCCCGACCGGCAGCGTGCACGTCCTCGACCTGCCGGACCCGGCCGCGGCCCGGGCGTTCGCCTTCGACGAGCCCACCTACCAGGCCGGCGGGTACCGGGACGTCCTGCTGCGCCGGTGGCGGAACGTCCTCGGGACGACCATGGGGGACTCCCCCGGCGAGCCGGCCGGCTACCTGGTCCTCGGCCTCGGCGAAGGTGCGCCCGCCGACGTCGACCGCCCGGACGGCCATGACCTCGTCGCGTACGGGCCGCTCCTGTCCGACGACGGCGCCACCTGGCTCGGCACGGCCGCGCTGGTCCGGGCGGCCACCCCGGCCGCGGCCCGCGCGCTCCTCACCGAGGACCGCTACGCCGCCGTCGAAGTGCACACCTGGCGGTTCGGCGGGCGGGTCACCGCAGGTCCAGCCACATGATCCGCAGCCCGACATCCCCGGCGTCCGGGTGGCGGAAGGCGCCGGGCGCCGTTCCGAGCGTCACGAACCCCAGGCTCTCGTACAACCGGACCGCCGCCACGTTCACGTCGACGACCGCGTTGAACTGGATCGCCGCGAAGCCGCTTCGCCGGGCCCAGTCGATCATGTCCGTCGTGAGCGCCCGGCCCACTCCGGTGCCGCGCGCCTCCTTCGCCACCATCAAGCTGCCGGACGCGACATGGCTGCCGGGCCCCGGCCGGTTGGCGTACATGTTCGCCGTCCCCGTGACCCGGTCGCCGTCGAGGGCGACGACCACCCGGGCGGGCGGGGCGAGCAGCCACATCCGCCGCGCGGCGTCCTCGGTCATCGCCGGGTCGTAGGCGAACGTCCGCTGCTCGGTGACGACGTCGTGGATGATCGGCCAGAGCGCGGGCCAGTCGCCGGCGCGGGCTTCGCGGATCACCGCGTCACCGCCGCGCAGAGTTCCGGCACGACGGCCTCGATGTCTTCCCGCAGCACGAAGGCGGCGTCGTCGTCATAAGGCGTCGGGTCGCGGTTGACGACGACCAGCGTCGCCCCGGCCCGCACGGCGACCGTGCACAGCGACGCCGCCGGCTCCACCTGCAGCGAACTGCCGATCGCCAGGAAGAGCCCGCTGGCCGCCGCGATGGTCCGGGCCTGACCGAGGACATCGCCGTCGAGCAACTGTCCGAAGAGGACAACGTCGAGCTTGAGAATCCCGCCACATCGCGGGCACGCCGGGTCTTCGTCGTCCGCCGCGAGGATCTCCGTGGTCGGGAACCCGGCCGCGCACCCGGTGCACCGCGTGGTGTGCATGCTGCCGTGCAGTTCGAGGACCTTGCGCGCGGCGAGCCCGGCCCGCTGGTGCAGGCCGTCGACGTTCTGGGTGAGCACGCGGACGGCGACGCCCGCGGTGTCCAGCTCCGCCAGCGCGCGGTGGGCCGCGTTCGGTTCGGCCCGCCAGGCGGCATGGTCGGCGTACGCGCGCCAGAATTCGCGGCGCACCGCGGAGCCGGCCATGAAGTTCTCGAGCGTGAAGGCGTTGACGGCGCTCGGCGTGCGCGTCCAGACGCCTTCGGGACCGCGGTAGTCGGGAATCCCGGACGCGGTGGAGATGCCCGCCCCGGTCAGCGCGGCGATCCGCCGGGCGCCGCGGATCCGGTCGATGAGTTTGCCGTCCATGGGCCGGACAGTAACGGCTTCGCCG belongs to Amycolatopsis tolypomycina and includes:
- a CDS encoding GNAT family N-acetyltransferase gives rise to the protein MIREARAGDWPALWPIIHDVVTEQRTFAYDPAMTEDAARRMWLLAPPARVVVALDGDRVTGTANMYANRPGPGSHVASGSLMVAKEARGTGVGRALTTDMIDWARRSGFAAIQFNAVVDVNVAAVRLYESLGFVTLGTAPGAFRHPDAGDVGLRIMWLDLR
- a CDS encoding YciI family protein, translating into MEFFCYHRDRPGSAALRQETLEAHWSYMDRYAARMIARGPTLAADGTPTGSVHVLDLPDPAAARAFAFDEPTYQAGGYRDVLLRRWRNVLGTTMGDSPGEPAGYLVLGLGEGAPADVDRPDGHDLVAYGPLLSDDGATWLGTAALVRAATPAAARALLTEDRYAAVEVHTWRFGGRVTAGPAT
- a CDS encoding DUF6069 family protein, with amino-acid sequence MSDYYGNQPQDVRPGIDARRLWAGGVATAVVAALLAVVGLLIARGIFEVEVLAPKGEGVWGNASTTTYALVAAAVALLATGLMHLLSVATPAPSQFFGWIMVLVTLIAVVLPLTLTVAPSAKIATAVINLVIGLVIAAVVNSMAASARTLHRRRSQQSAAPPPPTRQQWTQQDPPTRYYDR
- a CDS encoding serine/threonine-protein kinase; translated protein: MIFRRLPGAGPGYLAPVADEAGRTGRPPTDDGAGVTCGRYALGEFAITPRRALDDERPPGLLGGRYEVGRLIGSGGTARVYRAYDTRLNREVAVKIYDRDAVAVDQRRRLREMTIQGSISHPGVVALLDSGTEHGRTYLVMQLVEGENLAERLLGGPLPVAEVLALADGLAEALAHVHARRIVHRDLKPANVFLSVNGPLIGDFGIAHALDATHITGTGLIPGTAAYLAPEQVSGEPAGPPADVYALGLILLECLTGEREYPGTMVEAAMARLTRPPRVPEDLPAALAYTLRRMTQREPADRPAAAKVPDMLHAPPPTLPWSRPGRSPRWRRRPVSGLPAAAGPARPPVEGAARHDSTPVPVAGSHDVAAAAPVDSRKRRRLAAAAGLTAAAVAAAAAVLLVEQETSSSTPAQPPAADSSVAPATTSSSTPPTATGTLLPRSGSGGSDPQPTTSGPASLEPAAVTDETSVPPSEQSKPGKPEKTENPGKGKGKGPGHDS
- a CDS encoding ABC transporter permease; protein product: MNALAKGISDGGIVTWRNLMNVRRNPDWLMAATLQPIMFVLLFAYVFGNAIGGEAGGAAYREFLIAGIFAQTVAFNSAFTVIGFANDLQKGIIDRFRSLPMSRIAVVLGRTTSDLVVSVVALVVMSACGLLVGWRIRGSFWDALLGYLVMLMFAWALSWVGALIGLAARSVEVAQSAGLIWMFPLSFISSAFVPTDTLPAFLKAIADWNPFTAVINATRDLFGNRFGAPPTGWPAENAALYAILCCIAIIAVFAPLATARYRRVASK
- a CDS encoding nitroreductase/quinone reductase family protein; amino-acid sequence: MTAVNAREGDIRETNRRVIEQFRAGGEVDGMHRERLALLTTTGRVSGEAHTTPMMVHRDGDRWLVVASNVGAPRHPDWYLNLEADARVHVEVDGRAFDAEALPLLGADYVRTWTVLEREYPFLADHQAKARQAKRVIPVVELSEED
- a CDS encoding SDR family NAD(P)-dependent oxidoreductase, producing MTTAQHKIGSGFGATTTAAEAVAGVDLTGKLAVVTGGYSGIGLETTRALTGAGAHVVVPARRRETAQEALAGIDDVEVGELDLGDLESVRAFAERFLATGRRIDLLIANAGIMACPETRVGPGWEAQFATNHLGHFALVNRLWPAVTEGARVVSLSSRGHHYSPIRWDDVHFERGYEKWQAYGQAKTANVLFAVRLDELGAEKDVHAFALHPGGIMTPLQRHLPREEMIERGWIDEAGNYLMEFKTPEQGAATTVWAATSPQLAGLGGLYLEDCDVAELAPEDAEGLADSGVRRYAVDRAQAERLWTLSAQLTGVDAFARP
- a CDS encoding SIR2 family NAD-dependent protein deacylase, with amino-acid sequence MDGKLIDRIRGARRIAALTGAGISTASGIPDYRGPEGVWTRTPSAVNAFTLENFMAGSAVRREFWRAYADHAAWRAEPNAAHRALAELDTAGVAVRVLTQNVDGLHQRAGLAARKVLELHGSMHTTRCTGCAAGFPTTEILAADDEDPACPRCGGILKLDVVLFGQLLDGDVLGQARTIAAASGLFLAIGSSLQVEPAASLCTVAVRAGATLVVVNRDPTPYDDDAAFVLREDIEAVVPELCAAVTR